Proteins from one Phyllobacterium zundukense genomic window:
- the pgi gene encoding glucose-6-phosphate isomerase — protein MASGQANDLKRSVQALKAHWKNGAPKNMRATFADDPKRFSRYSLQLDDLLLDWSKCLVDDEALSLLGELAKLAKVEERRDAMFAGKPINNTEGRAVLHIALRNRSGKPIKVDGEDVMPGVKEVLDRMAAFANGLRSGEIKGAKNKPITDIVNIGIGGSDLGPAMATLAMSPYHDGPKAHFVSNIDGAHIADTLAGLDPATTLIIIASKTFTTIETMTNAKAARKWIADALGEKAVGKHFAAVSTALDKVDAFGIPADRIFGFWDWVGGRYSIWSAIGLPLMIAIGPENFGRFLDGAHAMDEHFRKTPLKKNLPMMLGLVGYWHRAISGYTSRAVIPYDQRLARLPAYLQQLDMESNGKGVTIDGKPVTGPTGPVVWGEPGTNGQHAFFQLLHQGTDTIPVEFIVAAKGHEPQLDNQHEMLLANCLAQSEALMRGRTLDEAKAQLAAKNLPKSEVNRIAPHRVFTGNRPSITIIHDILDPYTLGRLIALYEHRVFVEAQLYGINAFDQWGVELGKELATELLPVVSGEVKPKDKDASTQGLVAHLRKRRGK, from the coding sequence ATGGCGTCAGGACAAGCGAACGATCTCAAGCGGTCGGTTCAGGCATTGAAGGCTCATTGGAAAAATGGCGCACCAAAAAATATGCGCGCGACCTTCGCCGATGACCCGAAGCGATTCTCCCGCTATTCGCTTCAGTTGGACGATTTGCTCCTCGACTGGTCGAAATGCCTCGTAGACGACGAAGCGCTGTCGCTGCTTGGGGAACTGGCCAAGTTAGCCAAGGTAGAAGAACGCCGCGATGCAATGTTTGCCGGCAAACCAATCAACAATACGGAAGGCCGCGCAGTGCTGCACATTGCATTGCGCAACCGCTCCGGCAAGCCGATCAAGGTTGATGGTGAAGACGTCATGCCGGGCGTCAAGGAGGTGCTCGATCGCATGGCCGCCTTCGCCAACGGTCTGCGCTCCGGCGAAATCAAGGGCGCGAAGAACAAGCCGATCACCGATATCGTCAATATAGGCATCGGCGGTTCGGATCTCGGTCCGGCCATGGCCACGCTGGCCATGTCGCCCTACCATGATGGGCCCAAAGCGCATTTCGTCTCCAATATCGATGGTGCGCATATCGCCGACACGCTTGCCGGTCTCGATCCGGCGACGACGCTGATCATCATCGCCTCGAAAACCTTCACCACCATCGAGACCATGACCAACGCCAAGGCGGCGCGCAAGTGGATCGCCGATGCGCTGGGCGAGAAGGCCGTCGGCAAGCACTTCGCTGCTGTCTCCACCGCACTCGACAAGGTCGACGCCTTTGGTATTCCCGCAGACCGCATTTTCGGTTTCTGGGATTGGGTCGGCGGCCGCTATTCCATCTGGTCGGCGATCGGTCTCCCGCTGATGATCGCCATCGGACCGGAGAATTTCGGCCGCTTTCTCGATGGCGCCCATGCCATGGACGAGCACTTCCGCAAAACTCCACTGAAGAAGAACCTGCCGATGATGCTCGGACTCGTCGGTTATTGGCATCGCGCCATTTCCGGCTACACCAGTCGCGCTGTAATCCCTTACGACCAGCGGCTCGCCCGGTTGCCTGCTTATTTGCAGCAACTCGACATGGAATCGAACGGCAAAGGCGTGACCATCGATGGCAAGCCGGTTACCGGGCCGACCGGACCCGTCGTCTGGGGTGAGCCCGGCACCAACGGTCAGCACGCTTTCTTCCAGCTTCTGCATCAGGGTACAGACACAATTCCTGTGGAGTTCATCGTTGCCGCCAAGGGTCACGAGCCGCAGCTCGACAACCAGCACGAAATGCTGCTCGCAAACTGCCTCGCCCAATCGGAAGCCTTGATGCGCGGCCGTACACTGGACGAAGCCAAGGCGCAACTCGCAGCAAAGAACCTGCCCAAATCCGAGGTGAACCGCATAGCGCCGCACAGGGTTTTCACCGGCAACCGCCCGTCGATTACCATTATCCATGACATTCTCGATCCCTATACGCTTGGACGCCTGATTGCTCTTTACGAGCACCGGGTGTTTGTCGAAGCGCAGCTTTACGGCATCAATGCCTTCGATCAGTGGGGTGTCGAACTTGGCAAGGAACTGGCGACGGAACTTCTGCCGGTAGTCTCCGGTGAGGTGAAGCCGAAGGACAAGGACGCTTCCACGCAAGGTCTTGTCGCGCACCTGCGCAAGCGCCGCGGCAAATAA
- a CDS encoding CoxG family protein, translating into MDLTGEERIAASRDTVWKALNDPEVLKACIPGCESLEKISDTELEATVSVKMGPVKARFSGKVELTNLNPPSSYTISGEGKGGVAGFAKGGADVVLTDEGAETVLAYTVNADVGGKIAQLGSRLIASTSKKLATQFFENFNAAVSGT; encoded by the coding sequence ATGGACTTGACCGGAGAAGAACGAATTGCCGCATCGCGCGACACCGTCTGGAAAGCCTTGAACGATCCGGAAGTATTGAAGGCATGCATACCCGGATGCGAAAGCCTTGAGAAAATCTCGGATACGGAGCTCGAAGCCACCGTCAGCGTCAAGATGGGACCCGTGAAGGCACGCTTCAGCGGCAAGGTTGAACTTACAAATCTCAATCCCCCCTCTTCCTATACGATCTCCGGCGAAGGCAAGGGCGGGGTTGCCGGATTTGCCAAGGGTGGAGCGGATGTGGTCTTGACTGACGAGGGCGCCGAAACCGTGCTGGCATATACGGTCAATGCGGATGTTGGCGGCAAGATCGCCCAACTCGGCAGCCGGTTGATCGCCTCGACCTCCAAGAAACTCGCCACCCAGTTTTTCGAGAACTTCAACGCGGCGGTGAGCGGGACCTAG